Proteins from a genomic interval of Nitrospinota bacterium:
- the ubiE gene encoding bifunctional demethylmenaquinone methyltransferase/2-methoxy-6-polyprenyl-1,4-benzoquinol methylase UbiE, whose translation MQTLEKTPEFSHQIQSMFGAVAPKYDLLNRLLSAGRDQYWRKIAVDLLAPKQGERFLDLATGTGDIALEIASRHPSKIKVMGIDFSGPMLELGQRKIKSKNLEASIPLQKGCGESLPFADDSFYGVITAFGIRNFANPQRSLREMHRVTKNDGRIIILEFSHPSNAILGAMYKLYFHFLLPQVGKFFSRHNTAYHYLPQSVSQFPMRADFALLMEKAGFKDVTHSDLTFGIVTLYQGKKYG comes from the coding sequence ATGCAAACTTTAGAAAAAACGCCGGAATTTTCCCACCAAATACAGTCGATGTTTGGCGCTGTGGCCCCAAAGTATGATTTGCTCAATCGGTTACTAAGTGCAGGACGGGACCAGTATTGGAGAAAAATTGCGGTGGATCTTCTCGCGCCCAAACAGGGAGAACGTTTTTTAGACCTCGCCACCGGAACAGGCGACATTGCTTTGGAAATAGCTTCCCGTCATCCATCCAAAATAAAAGTGATGGGAATTGACTTTAGTGGCCCTATGCTGGAACTTGGCCAACGAAAAATTAAATCAAAAAACCTGGAAGCATCCATCCCCCTGCAAAAAGGTTGTGGAGAGTCTCTTCCCTTTGCCGACGATAGTTTTTATGGGGTTATTACGGCTTTTGGCATCCGTAATTTCGCAAACCCACAACGCTCTCTGAGAGAAATGCACCGGGTCACAAAAAATGATGGGAGAATTATTATTCTGGAATTTTCTCATCCCAGCAATGCTATTCTTGGAGCCATGTACAAATTATATTTTCACTTTCTATTGCCGCAAGTGGGAAAATTTTTTTCACGGCACAATACCGCTTATCATTATTTGCCTCAATCGGTCTCACAATTTCCTATGCGGGCTGATTTTGCTCTCCTCATGGAAAAAGCAGGTTTTAAAGATGTTACTCACAGCGACCTGACTTTTGGAATTGTCACTTTGTATCAGGGGAAAAAATATGGTTGA